One region of Variovorax sp. J2L1-78 genomic DNA includes:
- the ruvC gene encoding crossover junction endodeoxyribonuclease RuvC: protein MRILGIDPGLQTTGFGVVDLDGHALRYVASGTISTKHLDRGNLPERLKVLFDGIGEIVARYQPDASAVEIIFVNVNPQSTLLLGQARGACLTALVSRSLPVAEYTALQMKRAVAGHGQAAKAQVQEMVKRLLDLPGLPGSDAADALGIAITHAHVGSSMARLGEAADLSRSTSGMYRKGRTR from the coding sequence ATGCGCATCCTCGGTATCGACCCCGGCCTGCAAACCACCGGTTTCGGCGTGGTCGACCTGGACGGCCATGCCCTGCGCTACGTGGCCAGCGGCACGATCAGCACCAAGCATCTGGACCGGGGCAACCTGCCCGAACGGCTCAAGGTGCTGTTCGACGGCATCGGCGAGATCGTGGCGCGCTACCAGCCCGATGCGTCGGCCGTCGAGATCATCTTCGTCAACGTCAATCCGCAGTCCACGCTGCTGCTCGGCCAGGCGCGCGGCGCCTGCCTCACGGCACTGGTGTCGCGCAGCCTCCCGGTCGCCGAGTACACCGCGCTGCAGATGAAGCGCGCCGTGGCCGGTCATGGTCAGGCTGCGAAGGCCCAGGTGCAGGAGATGGTGAAGCGACTGCTCGACCTGCCGGGCCTGCCCGGCAGCGACGCCGCCGATGCGCTGGGCATTGCGATCACGCATGCGCATGTCGGCAGTTCGATGGCACGGCTGGGCGAAGCGGCGGATCTGTCGCGCAGCACAAGCGGCATGTACCGCAAGGGCCGGACGCGCTGA
- a CDS encoding porin — protein sequence MLRKASMAGALLAAAPLAWSQSSVQIYGIVDAAVRHTTNEGPAGDGSLTQMIGGGMSQSRWGINVTEDMGGGLRALANLENRFNTDTGAQATTNYFQQSWVGLQSSSFGRVMLGRQYNVLFDVVTSTYASFPYSPYFDAFKPEIGFSLGARASNMIKYVAEYGDFRGGLQYSFDEDAPTGGRTVGAYLRYASGGLAVGGAFQNYEFGSGRKLDAWTLGGSYRIDKWYLNVGYGRNKLDGGPLTAATDLAVLSSLWSGSSVANGNFGGPAFLAANQRDLATIGLGYQIMPLLNLGAHYYRTKQSGPTVAGDARANFFVFAADYALSRRTDIYAEFDTTRLKGEANLNGTTAAGGPKSRNGYTVGVRHRF from the coding sequence ATGCTCAGGAAAGCTTCGATGGCCGGTGCCCTGCTCGCCGCCGCCCCCCTGGCCTGGTCCCAGTCCAGTGTGCAGATCTACGGCATCGTCGACGCCGCCGTCCGGCACACGACCAACGAAGGCCCGGCAGGCGACGGGAGCCTGACGCAGATGATCGGTGGCGGCATGTCGCAGAGCCGTTGGGGCATCAACGTGACCGAGGACATGGGCGGCGGACTGCGCGCGCTGGCCAACCTGGAGAACCGCTTCAACACCGACACCGGGGCCCAGGCGACCACCAACTACTTCCAGCAGTCCTGGGTCGGCCTGCAGAGCAGTAGCTTCGGCCGCGTGATGCTCGGGCGCCAGTACAACGTCCTGTTCGACGTGGTGACCAGCACCTATGCGTCGTTTCCCTACTCGCCGTATTTCGACGCGTTCAAGCCGGAGATCGGCTTTTCGCTGGGGGCGCGCGCCAGCAACATGATCAAGTATGTGGCCGAGTACGGCGACTTCCGAGGCGGCCTGCAGTACTCGTTCGACGAGGACGCGCCCACCGGGGGCCGGACGGTCGGTGCCTACCTGCGCTATGCCTCCGGTGGCCTGGCCGTCGGCGGGGCCTTCCAGAACTACGAGTTCGGATCGGGCCGCAAGCTCGACGCCTGGACGCTGGGCGGTTCCTACCGCATCGACAAGTGGTACCTCAATGTGGGCTACGGCCGCAACAAGCTGGACGGCGGCCCGCTGACGGCAGCCACCGACCTCGCGGTGCTGTCGAGCCTGTGGAGCGGCAGCTCGGTCGCCAACGGCAACTTCGGCGGACCGGCCTTCCTGGCGGCCAACCAGCGCGACCTCGCGACCATCGGCCTGGGCTACCAGATCATGCCGCTGCTCAACCTCGGCGCGCACTACTACCGCACCAAGCAGTCGGGGCCCACGGTTGCCGGTGACGCACGGGCCAACTTCTTCGTGTTCGCGGCCGACTATGCGCTGTCGCGCCGCACCGACATCTATGCGGAATTCGACACCACGCGCCTGAAGGGCGAGGCCAACCTCAACGGCACGACGGCCGCAGGCGGGCCGAAGAGCCGCAACGGCTACACCGTCGGCGTGCGCCACCGGTTCTGA
- a CDS encoding phosphatidate cytidylyltransferase — MNAFLRNLSPTHQVAALFFIVFGVLTLVSIVTLLVGLRERRNAAHGEAWLREFADFRALLRTTWFMAVVFWIGWALGPGVATLLFALIAFFALREFITLSPTRRGDHRSLILAFFVVLPVQFMLVATARFDLFTVFIPVYVFIAIPVVSALANDPSQFLERNAKLQWGIMVCVYGMSHVPALLLLSFPGYEGKSAFLVFFLVFVVQTCMVVQHLIARRFAYLPPDEADVARRGIVGRWLARKPFAPHVSRSFNWASWGLGMAIASVVGAAMSFITPFKFGQALAMALIACVAGSMGHLVMKALKRDRGIPNWGQKGVGVTGANGLLDRVDALCFAAPVFFHSVRWYFGL; from the coding sequence ATGAACGCCTTCCTTCGCAACCTCTCGCCGACCCACCAGGTCGCCGCGCTCTTCTTCATCGTCTTCGGCGTGCTCACGCTGGTGAGCATCGTCACGCTGCTGGTCGGCCTGCGCGAACGGCGCAATGCAGCGCACGGCGAGGCCTGGCTGCGCGAGTTCGCGGACTTCCGCGCACTGCTGCGCACCACCTGGTTCATGGCGGTGGTGTTCTGGATCGGCTGGGCCCTCGGTCCGGGTGTGGCCACGCTGCTGTTCGCCCTCATCGCCTTCTTCGCGCTGCGCGAGTTCATCACACTGTCGCCCACGCGGCGCGGCGACCACCGCAGCCTGATCCTGGCCTTCTTCGTGGTGCTGCCGGTCCAGTTCATGCTGGTGGCCACCGCGCGCTTCGACCTCTTCACCGTCTTCATCCCGGTCTACGTGTTCATCGCCATCCCGGTGGTGAGCGCGCTGGCCAACGACCCCAGCCAGTTCCTGGAGCGCAACGCCAAGCTGCAGTGGGGCATCATGGTCTGCGTCTACGGCATGAGCCACGTGCCGGCGCTGCTGTTGCTGTCCTTCCCCGGCTACGAAGGCAAGAGCGCCTTCCTCGTGTTCTTCCTGGTCTTCGTGGTGCAGACCTGCATGGTGGTGCAGCACCTGATCGCACGCCGCTTCGCCTACCTGCCGCCGGACGAGGCGGATGTCGCGCGGCGCGGCATCGTCGGGCGCTGGCTGGCACGCAAGCCTTTCGCACCCCACGTGAGCCGCAGCTTCAACTGGGCCAGTTGGGGCCTGGGCATGGCGATCGCCAGCGTGGTCGGCGCGGCGATGTCGTTCATCACGCCCTTCAAGTTCGGCCAGGCGCTGGCCATGGCGCTCATCGCCTGCGTCGCCGGCTCGATGGGCCACCTGGTGATGAAGGCGCTCAAGCGTGACCGGGGCATTCCGAACTGGGGCCAAAAGGGGGTGGGCGTGACCGGTGCCAACGGCCTCCTGGACCGTGTCGACGCTTTGTGCTTTGCAGCACCGGTGTTCTTCCACTCGGTGCGCTGGTACTTCGGCCTCTGA
- a CDS encoding lysophospholipid acyltransferase family protein, with protein sequence MLAAKLLGWVLLGLVRLLTGAQARWWGCPPKAEQRIYFANHQSHLDLVMIWAALPEELRSITRPIAARDYWANTPMKRWITTEVFNAIYVERGGTPAPAEAGAPPPDPMAPLQPLIEALKSGDSIIIFPEGTRGHTGEPQKFKSGLFTLAQMFPDVVLVPAWIDNVQRVMPKGEIVPVPILCSVTFGAPIALAPGEERRAFLDRAREAVIALRHV encoded by the coding sequence ATGCTTGCTGCGAAGTTGCTGGGGTGGGTGCTGCTGGGCCTGGTGCGTTTGCTCACCGGCGCACAAGCCCGATGGTGGGGCTGCCCGCCGAAGGCCGAGCAGCGCATCTACTTCGCCAACCACCAGAGCCACCTCGACCTGGTGATGATCTGGGCCGCGCTGCCCGAAGAGCTGCGCAGCATCACCCGGCCGATCGCAGCGCGCGACTACTGGGCCAACACGCCGATGAAGCGCTGGATCACCACCGAGGTGTTCAATGCGATCTACGTGGAGCGCGGCGGCACGCCGGCACCGGCCGAAGCAGGCGCGCCGCCGCCCGACCCGATGGCGCCGCTGCAGCCGCTCATCGAGGCCCTCAAGAGCGGCGACTCGATCATCATCTTCCCCGAGGGCACGCGCGGCCACACCGGCGAGCCGCAGAAGTTCAAGTCGGGCCTGTTCACGCTGGCGCAGATGTTCCCCGACGTGGTGCTGGTGCCGGCCTGGATCGACAACGTGCAGCGCGTGATGCCCAAGGGCGAGATCGTGCCGGTGCCCATCCTCTGCTCGGTGACCTTCGGCGCGCCGATCGCCCTGGCGCCGGGCGAAGAGCGCCGCGCCTTTCTCGACCGTGCACGCGAAGCCGTGATCGCGCTGCGCCACGTATGA
- a CDS encoding ribosomal maturation YjgA family protein, translating into MTTPPALAWRFDARAFAIALALFVLLVLLATLGARAGWLRGFVGDVLAVAWLYFVFKTVVPVRPMPLALAAFGVGCALELGQYLARLGHWQIANPVLRVVIGSTPDWLDVLAYGLGAVAAVSIEQRGKHRRVEA; encoded by the coding sequence ATGACGACACCTCCCGCCCTTGCCTGGCGCTTCGATGCGCGTGCCTTCGCCATTGCGCTGGCGCTCTTTGTCCTCCTCGTGCTGCTGGCCACCCTGGGGGCGCGCGCCGGTTGGCTGCGCGGCTTCGTCGGCGACGTGCTGGCCGTGGCCTGGCTGTACTTCGTCTTCAAGACCGTGGTGCCAGTGCGGCCGATGCCGCTCGCGCTGGCCGCCTTCGGCGTGGGCTGTGCACTGGAACTGGGCCAGTACCTCGCGCGGCTGGGGCATTGGCAGATCGCGAACCCCGTGCTGCGCGTCGTCATCGGCAGCACGCCGGACTGGCTGGACGTGCTGGCCTACGGCCTTGGCGCCGTGGCGGCCGTCTCGATCGAGCAGCGCGGGAAGCACCGTAGAGTCGAAGCATGA
- a CDS encoding GNAT family N-acetyltransferase gives MTTQRLLPARAEDIPALIDLILTHGPNPWNWLPPDDVARHVAQIATGEVGAVVAWAGDAVQGVVTFCQTQHFARYQPAGRTAQPQGYVCEAVVHRDAVGQGLGARLLRAALDALKAQGLHAVYIDRHEENAASAGMMRKAGFTVIDTFDEPARRPHGSGRTTVCRIVFDDDAAPSV, from the coding sequence ATGACGACGCAACGATTGCTGCCTGCCCGCGCCGAGGACATCCCGGCGCTCATCGACCTGATCCTCACGCATGGCCCGAATCCTTGGAACTGGCTGCCGCCCGATGACGTGGCGCGGCATGTCGCGCAGATCGCGACCGGGGAGGTCGGCGCGGTGGTCGCCTGGGCGGGCGACGCCGTGCAAGGCGTCGTCACCTTCTGCCAGACGCAGCACTTCGCGCGCTACCAGCCGGCCGGGCGCACCGCCCAGCCGCAGGGCTATGTCTGCGAAGCGGTCGTGCACCGCGATGCCGTCGGGCAAGGGCTGGGCGCCCGCCTGTTGCGGGCGGCGCTCGATGCGCTGAAGGCGCAGGGGCTGCACGCGGTCTACATCGACCGCCATGAAGAGAACGCCGCCTCGGCCGGGATGATGCGCAAGGCCGGGTTCACCGTGATCGACACCTTCGACGAGCCCGCGAGGCGGCCCCACGGCTCGGGCCGCACGACCGTGTGCCGCATCGTCTTCGACGACGACGCCGCGCCGTCTGTCTAG
- a CDS encoding transglycosylase domain-containing protein, with product MRQIARWLLCLVLAGIGLQLFFLGRIAFMTVVAPESTAFQRSEAWQIATNGRANAKRGDSPGWQQEWVPYDRIADTLKRAVIASEDAEFIYHGGIEWEAIERARQRNAKAEEIAARRAAQARARGKEPAPAKIRGGSTITQQLAKNLLLSGERTLLRKGQELVLAAALEALLSKRRILEIYLNNVEWGEGVFGAEAAAQHYFNKPAARLSANEAARLAVMLPSPKFFEKRPGSPYVSGRASTIMARMSAAELP from the coding sequence ATGCGACAGATCGCGCGCTGGCTGCTCTGCCTGGTGCTGGCGGGCATCGGCCTTCAGCTCTTCTTCCTCGGGCGCATCGCGTTCATGACGGTGGTCGCACCGGAATCGACCGCCTTCCAGCGTTCCGAAGCCTGGCAGATCGCGACGAACGGTCGCGCCAACGCCAAGCGCGGCGACTCGCCCGGCTGGCAGCAGGAATGGGTGCCCTACGACCGCATCGCCGACACGCTCAAGCGCGCGGTGATCGCCAGCGAGGACGCCGAGTTCATCTACCACGGCGGCATCGAGTGGGAGGCGATCGAACGCGCCCGCCAGCGCAACGCCAAGGCCGAGGAGATCGCGGCGCGCCGTGCCGCCCAGGCCCGCGCCCGCGGCAAGGAACCGGCGCCCGCGAAGATCCGCGGCGGCTCGACCATCACGCAGCAACTGGCGAAGAACCTGCTGCTGTCGGGTGAACGCACGCTGCTGCGCAAGGGCCAGGAGCTGGTGCTCGCCGCCGCGCTCGAGGCGCTGCTGAGCAAGCGCCGCATCCTCGAGATCTACCTGAACAACGTCGAATGGGGCGAAGGCGTGTTCGGCGCCGAGGCCGCAGCGCAGCACTACTTCAACAAACCGGCAGCGCGCCTGAGCGCCAACGAGGCGGCGCGCCTCGCGGTGATGCTGCCCAGCCCCAAATTCTTCGAGAAGCGGCCGGGCTCGCCCTACGTGAGCGGACGCGCGTCGACCATCATGGCGCGGATGTCGGCCGCCGAGTTGCCCTAG
- the aroE gene encoding shikimate dehydrogenase, with product MDLYCVMGNPVEHSRSPWIHARFAELTGETLNYGRRRVELGGFAEGLAAFRADPVGTARGCNVTVPFKFDARDAAQHVSERAALAEAVNTLSFRDDGMHGDNTDGVGLVNDIQRNAGVPIAGRDVLLIGAGGGASGVLGPVLAAGARRVVVANRTLAKAITLVQRHAALALEHHASIEAQELHTVDGNFDIVVNASASSLSGGAVPVAASVLKPGTLAIDMMYGPAAAGFLDWARAHRAVPRDGLGMLVEQAAEAFAIWRGVRPPAAQVLAELRALVDG from the coding sequence ATGGACCTGTACTGCGTCATGGGCAACCCGGTCGAGCACAGCCGCTCGCCCTGGATCCACGCCCGCTTTGCCGAGCTGACCGGCGAGACCCTGAATTACGGTCGGCGCCGCGTCGAACTCGGTGGCTTCGCCGAAGGCCTGGCCGCCTTCCGCGCCGACCCCGTCGGCACCGCCCGCGGCTGCAACGTCACCGTGCCTTTCAAGTTCGACGCGCGTGACGCGGCCCAGCATGTGAGCGAGCGCGCCGCGCTGGCCGAAGCCGTCAACACGCTGAGCTTTCGCGACGACGGCATGCACGGCGACAACACCGACGGTGTGGGCCTGGTCAACGACATCCAGCGCAACGCCGGCGTGCCGATCGCCGGGCGCGACGTGCTGCTGATCGGCGCGGGCGGCGGTGCCTCGGGCGTGCTCGGCCCGGTGCTGGCAGCCGGCGCGCGGCGCGTGGTCGTCGCCAACCGGACGCTGGCGAAGGCCATCACGCTGGTGCAGCGCCACGCCGCGCTGGCGCTGGAACACCACGCCAGCATCGAAGCGCAGGAACTGCACACCGTGGACGGCAACTTCGACATCGTGGTCAACGCCAGCGCGTCCAGCCTGTCGGGCGGCGCGGTGCCGGTGGCGGCGTCGGTGCTCAAGCCCGGCACGCTGGCCATCGACATGATGTACGGGCCGGCCGCCGCGGGCTTTCTCGACTGGGCCCGCGCACATCGTGCGGTGCCGCGCGACGGCCTCGGCATGCTGGTCGAGCAGGCGGCGGAGGCCTTTGCGATCTGGCGCGGCGTTCGCCCGCCGGCGGCGCAGGTGCTGGCTGAATTGCGCGCCTTGGTCGACGGCTAG
- a CDS encoding energy transducer TonB: MNLKDLSTLQIALGLSVIAHAALLTVRFVDPQAFNRVFQDTPLEIILVNASTNETPDKAMAIAQKSMAGGGDLDRGRATSPLPPSTFTTIGDSMEEAERKVEAMQAQQQLLLAQIKQQLAAMPMPDPRQQGNPSEAKAQEEKRRQLINLLAEIERRVNEENARPKKRYISPSTREAAYAVYVDALRRRIESRGTENFPEVAGKKLYGELTMLVTVNFDGSLLATEVVETSGNLALDRRAQAIVRSIGNFGRFSDAMRRQADQIVLPSRFRFTRDETLETQLSSRQN, translated from the coding sequence ATGAACCTCAAAGACCTGAGCACCCTGCAGATCGCCCTCGGCCTGTCGGTGATCGCGCATGCCGCGCTGCTGACGGTGCGCTTCGTCGATCCGCAGGCGTTCAACCGCGTGTTCCAGGACACGCCGCTCGAGATCATCCTGGTCAACGCGTCGACCAACGAGACACCCGACAAGGCGATGGCGATCGCGCAGAAGTCGATGGCCGGCGGCGGCGACCTCGACCGCGGCCGTGCCACCAGCCCGCTGCCGCCCTCGACCTTCACCACCATCGGCGACTCGATGGAAGAGGCCGAGCGCAAGGTCGAGGCGATGCAGGCGCAGCAGCAGTTGCTGCTGGCCCAGATCAAGCAGCAGCTCGCCGCGATGCCGATGCCCGACCCGCGCCAGCAGGGCAACCCGAGCGAGGCCAAGGCACAGGAAGAGAAGCGCCGGCAGCTCATCAACCTGCTGGCCGAGATCGAGCGCCGGGTGAACGAAGAGAACGCCCGCCCCAAGAAACGCTACATCAGCCCGTCGACACGCGAGGCCGCCTATGCGGTGTACGTGGATGCACTGCGTCGGCGCATCGAATCGCGCGGCACCGAGAACTTTCCCGAAGTCGCCGGCAAGAAGCTCTACGGCGAGCTCACCATGCTGGTCACCGTCAACTTCGACGGCAGCCTGCTGGCCACCGAAGTGGTCGAGACCTCGGGCAACCTCGCGCTCGACCGCCGGGCGCAGGCCATCGTGCGCAGCATCGGCAACTTCGGCCGCTTCAGCGACGCGATGCGACGCCAGGCCGACCAGATCGTGCTGCCCTCGCGTTTCCGCTTCACGCGGGACGAGACGCTCGAGACGCAGCTGTCGTCCCGCCAGAATTGA
- a CDS encoding ribonuclease catalytic domain-containing protein: protein MFVLFEEAGKYLGGRVLSEAEASAQVELDTGKRVKVKGAHIVLRFEKPAPAELIADARALAAGMDLDLAWEFAPEGEFAFADLATEYFQANPSLVQQAAALFALFEAPHYFRRAGKGRFKKAPAEIIQQALAAIEKKKQVLAQIAEWAAQLVAGECPAPVREQLYKILFKPDKNAPEYKAVVEASRTAQRAPLDLLERAGAIDSAYQFHWKRFLFENFPKGTAFPPALSAPAIADDLPRADGVEAFSIDDSQTTEIDDALSVQGLGSGTVTVGVHIAAPGLAFAPGSPLDQVARARMSTVYMPGYKITMLPDAVVQSYTLLEGGDRPAVSLYARFDEATLELQGTETKIERVPIVANLRHDRLDGVITQAWLEDAAVQSADTPEVVNTLRAPLSFLFRLAKQLKAQREVVRGKPENFNRPDYNFRLVGNEGEPEGSEQVQISTRQRGAPLDLIVSEAMILANSGWGGWLGELGVPGLYRSQASLAPGIKVRMGTRALPHAGLGVKSYAWSTSPLRRYTDLVNQWQIIAAARHGKTAALAAPFKPKDADLFSILSGFDAAYATYNAYQGGMERFWTLKYLQQQGIGELTATVIKDIPNGALVRADTLPLVFPVAGQQERGAHVRVKLGEIDEIALDVHGTVIERLDAPADAAALDDSGTDEEEEVAGPIAIAVDLNDSEAAAENTPA, encoded by the coding sequence ATGTTTGTATTGTTCGAAGAAGCCGGCAAGTACCTCGGCGGCCGCGTGTTGTCGGAGGCCGAAGCGTCGGCGCAGGTCGAGCTCGACACCGGGAAGCGGGTCAAGGTCAAGGGCGCACACATCGTGCTGCGCTTCGAGAAACCGGCCCCGGCCGAGCTGATCGCCGATGCCCGCGCGCTCGCCGCCGGCATGGACCTCGACCTGGCCTGGGAATTCGCGCCCGAGGGCGAATTCGCCTTCGCCGACCTGGCGACCGAGTATTTCCAGGCCAACCCCTCGCTGGTGCAGCAGGCCGCAGCGCTGTTCGCGCTGTTCGAGGCGCCGCACTACTTCCGACGCGCCGGCAAGGGCCGCTTCAAAAAAGCGCCGGCCGAGATCATCCAGCAGGCGCTGGCCGCGATCGAGAAGAAAAAGCAGGTGCTGGCGCAGATCGCCGAGTGGGCGGCCCAGCTGGTGGCGGGCGAGTGCCCGGCGCCCGTGCGCGAGCAGCTCTACAAGATCCTCTTCAAACCCGACAAGAACGCGCCGGAGTACAAGGCGGTGGTCGAAGCTTCGCGTACTGCCCAGCGCGCGCCGCTCGACCTGCTCGAACGCGCCGGGGCCATCGACTCGGCCTACCAGTTCCACTGGAAGCGCTTCCTGTTCGAGAACTTCCCCAAGGGCACGGCCTTCCCGCCCGCGCTCAGCGCCCCGGCGATCGCCGACGACCTGCCGCGTGCCGACGGCGTCGAGGCCTTCTCGATCGACGATTCGCAGACCACCGAGATCGACGACGCGCTGTCGGTGCAGGGCCTGGGCAGCGGCACGGTCACCGTCGGCGTGCACATCGCCGCGCCCGGCCTGGCCTTCGCGCCCGGCAGCCCGCTCGACCAGGTGGCGCGCGCGCGCATGTCCACCGTCTACATGCCGGGCTACAAGATCACCATGCTGCCCGACGCGGTGGTGCAGAGCTACACGCTGCTCGAAGGCGGCGACCGCCCGGCCGTGTCGCTCTATGCGCGCTTCGACGAAGCCACGCTCGAACTGCAGGGCACCGAAACCAAGATCGAGCGCGTACCGATCGTCGCCAACCTGCGGCACGACCGGCTCGACGGCGTCATCACGCAGGCCTGGCTGGAAGACGCCGCGGTGCAGAGCGCCGACACGCCCGAGGTGGTGAACACGCTGCGTGCGCCGCTCAGCTTCCTGTTCCGCCTAGCCAAGCAATTGAAGGCGCAGCGCGAAGTCGTGCGCGGCAAGCCGGAGAACTTCAACCGCCCCGACTACAACTTCCGCCTCGTGGGGAATGAAGGCGAGCCCGAAGGCAGCGAGCAGGTGCAAATCAGCACGCGCCAGCGCGGTGCGCCGCTCGACCTGATCGTCTCCGAAGCCATGATCCTGGCCAACAGCGGCTGGGGCGGCTGGCTGGGCGAGCTCGGCGTGCCGGGCCTCTACCGCAGCCAGGCCAGCCTGGCGCCCGGCATCAAGGTGCGCATGGGCACCCGGGCGCTGCCGCATGCGGGCCTGGGCGTGAAGAGTTATGCCTGGAGCACCTCGCCGCTGCGCCGCTACACCGACCTGGTGAACCAGTGGCAGATCATCGCGGCGGCGCGCCACGGCAAGACCGCCGCGCTGGCCGCGCCCTTCAAGCCGAAGGATGCCGACCTGTTCTCGATCCTCTCGGGCTTCGACGCGGCCTATGCGACCTACAACGCCTACCAGGGCGGCATGGAACGCTTCTGGACGCTGAAGTACCTGCAGCAGCAGGGCATCGGCGAACTGACGGCGACGGTGATCAAGGACATCCCGAACGGTGCCCTGGTACGCGCCGACACGCTGCCGCTGGTGTTCCCGGTGGCCGGCCAGCAGGAACGTGGCGCCCACGTGCGCGTGAAGCTCGGCGAAATCGACGAGATCGCGCTCGACGTGCACGGCACGGTCATCGAGCGCCTCGACGCACCGGCCGATGCGGCGGCGCTCGACGACAGCGGTACCGACGAAGAGGAAGAAGTGGCCGGCCCGATCGCCATCGCCGTGGACCTCAACGACAGCGAGGCTGCCGCGGAGAACACACCGGCCTGA
- a CDS encoding YqiA/YcfP family alpha/beta fold hydrolase has product MPTTHLLYLHGFRSSPQSMKARLVAEHVARHHPGVHWWCPQLPPSPREAMDMVMRGIDPWPRDTMAVIGSSLGGFYATYVAAMTRCPAVLLNPAVDPARDLARYIGDQTAWHDPAQHFYFQPAFIEELRTLEVGPVTRPERIFAIVAKGDEVLDWREMSARYPGSRVRLLEGGDHALSDFETKHLVDVLRFLDPV; this is encoded by the coding sequence ATGCCCACCACCCATCTGCTCTACCTGCACGGTTTCCGCTCGTCGCCGCAGTCGATGAAGGCGCGTCTGGTGGCCGAGCACGTGGCGCGGCACCACCCGGGCGTGCACTGGTGGTGCCCGCAGTTGCCGCCCTCGCCGCGCGAAGCGATGGACATGGTCATGCGCGGCATCGACCCCTGGCCACGCGACACCATGGCCGTCATCGGCTCGTCGCTGGGCGGTTTCTACGCGACCTACGTCGCGGCCATGACGCGCTGCCCGGCGGTGCTGCTCAACCCGGCCGTCGACCCGGCGCGCGACCTGGCCCGCTACATCGGCGACCAGACCGCCTGGCACGACCCGGCGCAACACTTCTATTTCCAGCCGGCGTTCATCGAGGAGCTGCGCACGCTGGAAGTTGGCCCGGTCACCCGGCCCGAACGCATCTTCGCCATCGTCGCCAAGGGCGACGAGGTGCTGGACTGGCGCGAAATGTCGGCCCGCTACCCGGGCAGCCGGGTGCGCCTGCTCGAAGGCGGCGACCATGCGCTGTCTGACTTCGAGACGAAGCACCTCGTCGACGTCCTGCGCTTCCTCGATCCGGTCTGA